A portion of the Manduca sexta isolate Smith_Timp_Sample1 chromosome 20, JHU_Msex_v1.0, whole genome shotgun sequence genome contains these proteins:
- the LOC115446286 gene encoding uncharacterized protein LOC115446286: MSSLLTYILVVISVLCTITCVHSIMCYDCNSAYDPRCGENFDSFSLGVVNCSLKDPPEHIPPVEPTICRSIKMEFNNKVRVVRQCGYLTDEWANETSCRRLVGVGEVFVTYCSCDTDLCNGASHNQQMALIGILLLAAATF; this comes from the exons ATGAGTTCATTGTTAACTTATATTCTAGTGGTTATCTCAGTTTTGTGCACTATCACTTGTG TGCATTCAATAATGTGTTATGACTGCAACAGCGCGTACGACCCGCGTTGTGGGGAAAATTTTGACTCGTTCAGTCTGGGAGTCGTGAACTGCTCGTTAAAGGACCCCCCAGAGCACATCCCACCAGTGGAGCCCACTATATGCAGGTCAATTAAGATGgaat TTAACAACAAAGTCCGCGTAGTCCGTCAGTGTGGGTATCTGACCGACGAATGGGCAAACGAGACATCATGTCGTCGACTCGTTGGCGTCGGAGAAGTCTTCGTAACCTACTGCTCGTGCGACACCGACCTTTGTAACGGAGCCTCACACAACCAACAGATGGCGCTGATCGGCATACTATTACTAGCCGCGGCTACCTTTtaa